The following are from one region of the candidate division WOR-3 bacterium genome:
- the dnaN gene encoding DNA polymerase III subunit beta yields the protein MRLKIATEIFKKLLEKVIKIVPSRSAFPILQNVYLSCDNENFSIYATDLDFWCYVEKRLGKDVIKEKGEAVVFGRKLLESLREISEPLLELFLEENTLSLKTSKGKYQFLTAPPEDFPKREDLPQENSFTFDNRLLIEMFEKTGFCVSKETSRPALTGVLLEIRDQELRFVGTDGYRLSLYKKKIDTGITKNISLIIPPTAFELLLEDVKEVKIYFDESRIGFEYDLEGEKYLFISRLIEGPYPDYEKAIPTAEENYYTFEVDEFLKSLKRVSIFARAEDRTRMVILDLKEDRIKLFTESVDVGRGEEEVTGRYVGEGMEVAFNALYLQEILSHIESDKTTIYFSSPTSAMKIIPEKIKEDEEILYLLMPMHYER from the coding sequence CGATAATGAGAATTTTTCAATTTACGCTACCGATTTAGATTTTTGGTGCTATGTAGAAAAACGGTTAGGTAAGGATGTGATTAAAGAAAAGGGAGAAGCGGTAGTTTTTGGTCGGAAACTTCTGGAGAGTTTACGAGAGATTTCTGAGCCCCTTTTGGAATTATTTTTAGAAGAGAATACCCTTTCCTTAAAAACCAGCAAAGGGAAATACCAATTTCTCACCGCCCCGCCGGAAGATTTTCCTAAACGAGAAGATCTGCCTCAAGAAAATTCTTTTACTTTTGATAATCGACTTTTAATCGAAATGTTTGAAAAGACCGGTTTTTGTGTTTCTAAAGAGACCAGCCGTCCGGCTCTTACCGGAGTACTTTTAGAAATTAGAGACCAAGAACTACGTTTTGTTGGTACCGATGGCTATCGCTTATCCCTTTATAAGAAAAAAATAGATACGGGAATTACTAAAAATATCTCATTAATAATCCCACCAACAGCTTTTGAGTTACTTTTGGAAGATGTGAAAGAAGTAAAAATTTATTTTGATGAATCGCGAATTGGTTTTGAATATGATTTAGAAGGAGAAAAATACTTATTTATTTCTCGGTTGATCGAAGGTCCTTATCCTGATTACGAAAAAGCAATCCCTACGGCAGAAGAGAATTATTACACCTTTGAGGTAGACGAATTTTTAAAGAGTTTAAAGCGAGTATCAATTTTTGCTCGTGCGGAAGATCGGACAAGAATGGTTATTTTAGATTTAAAAGAAGATCGGATAAAACTTTTTACCGAATCGGTAGATGTTGGTAGGGGAGAAGAGGAAGTTACGGGAAGATATGTAGGAGAAGGAATGGAAGTGGCTTTTAACGCATTATATCTTCAAGAAATTCTTTCTCATATTGAAAGCGATAAAACTACTATTTATTTTTCTTCGCCCACTTCAGCAATGAAAATTATTCCGGAAAAAATAAAAGAAGACGAAGAAATTTTATATCTTTTAATGCCAATGCATTATGAGAGGTAA
- the purD gene encoding phosphoribosylamine--glycine ligase, translating to MKVLVVGGGGREHALVWKLKQSPLIKEIYCAPGNGGISEIAEIVNISSEDLTGILNFCQEKRIDLVVVGPEMPLSLGITDLLEENNIKVFGPNKKASLLEASKIFAKEFMKKYGIPTADFAVFDKENIEKAKDYVLSLLEKNNFCVIKADGLCFGKGSFVVDDKEKALRIIEDLMVKEILGKAGAKIVVEECLFGYEASLIGVTDGEKVLQFLPSQDHKRLLDNDEGPNTGGMGAYSPLPFLKEDLLKKAKEEIFERLLFGLKEEKIEYCGVIYAGIMVSKQDIFVLEFNVRFGDPETQAILPLLKSDLLEIILLAKDKQLKKELEFYSKSSLCVVLASQGYPYQYEKGKKIKLPKEVDESKNLIFHSGTEKRDGEFYTSGGRVLSVCGIGKDLKEAQEQAYALIPEIYFEGMHYRKDIGKKGIELL from the coding sequence ATGAAAGTTTTGGTTGTTGGCGGCGGTGGCAGAGAGCACGCCTTAGTTTGGAAATTGAAGCAGTCACCATTAATAAAAGAAATATATTGTGCTCCTGGTAATGGCGGCATCTCGGAAATTGCTGAAATAGTAAACATTTCTTCTGAAGATTTAACAGGAATTTTAAATTTCTGCCAAGAAAAAAGGATTGATTTGGTAGTAGTTGGTCCGGAAATGCCTTTATCTTTAGGAATTACTGATTTGTTAGAAGAAAATAATATTAAAGTTTTTGGTCCAAATAAAAAGGCTTCTCTTTTAGAAGCAAGCAAGATCTTTGCTAAGGAGTTTATGAAAAAATATGGAATACCTACCGCCGATTTTGCTGTTTTTGATAAAGAAAATATTGAGAAGGCAAAAGATTATGTCCTTTCTTTATTGGAAAAGAATAATTTTTGCGTAATTAAAGCCGATGGTCTCTGTTTTGGCAAAGGTTCCTTTGTGGTAGATGATAAAGAGAAGGCATTAAGAATAATTGAAGATTTAATGGTTAAAGAAATTTTGGGAAAAGCCGGGGCAAAAATTGTGGTTGAAGAATGTCTTTTTGGCTATGAGGCAAGTTTAATTGGTGTCACGGATGGTGAAAAGGTTTTACAGTTTTTGCCTTCTCAGGATCACAAGAGATTGTTAGATAATGATGAAGGACCAAATACTGGTGGAATGGGTGCCTATTCTCCATTACCTTTTTTAAAAGAAGATCTATTGAAAAAGGCAAAGGAAGAAATTTTTGAGAGATTGCTTTTTGGTTTAAAAGAAGAGAAGATTGAATATTGTGGAGTGATCTATGCCGGAATTATGGTGAGCAAACAGGATATTTTTGTTTTAGAATTTAATGTTCGATTTGGTGATCCCGAAACGCAAGCAATTTTACCGTTATTAAAGTCTGATCTGTTAGAAATAATTTTGTTAGCCAAGGATAAACAACTGAAAAAAGAGTTAGAGTTTTATAGTAAAAGTTCTCTTTGTGTTGTTTTAGCATCGCAAGGATATCCTTATCAATATGAAAAAGGGAAAAAAATAAAATTGCCAAAAGAGGTTGATGAAAGTAAGAATCTTATTTTTCATTCTGGGACAGAGAAAAGAGATGGAGAATTTTATACCAGTGGTGGTCGAGTATTGTCAGTATGTGGAATTGGCAAAGATTTAAAAGAAGCACAAGAACAGGCTTATGCTTTGATTCCGGAAATTTATTTTGAAGGGATGCATTACCGAAAGGATATTGGTAAAAAAGGAATAGAATTATTATGA